A stretch of Chelmon rostratus isolate fCheRos1 chromosome 18, fCheRos1.pri, whole genome shotgun sequence DNA encodes these proteins:
- the zgc:153284 gene encoding SH3 domain-binding glutamic acid-rich-like protein 3 → MPVKVFYSSVSGSLELKKHQQLIMSILDSKSIPYDLVDIAQNSDDKDLMRKIAGNPTALPPQICNGDVYCGDFAAFENAVEMEDLEQFLKL, encoded by the exons ATGCCCGTCAAAGTCTTTTATTCCAGCGTGAGCGGTTCCCTCGAG cttaAGAAACACCAGCAACTAATAATGTCTATCCTGGACTCCAAGAGTATCCCCTACGATCTTGTGGATATTGCTCAGAATTCTGATGACAAGGATTTAATGAGGAAGATAGCGGGGAACCCGACTGCCCTGCCCCCTCAAATATGCAACGGGGATGTCTACTGTGGG gaCTTTGCAGCATTTGAGAATGCTGTTGAGATGGAGGACTTAGAGCAGTTTCTCAAACTCTGA
- the rps12 gene encoding 40S ribosomal protein S12, giving the protein MTSSFPAVREEALNFKSNIHHKSTMAEEGVAAGGVMDVNTALPEVLKTALIHDGLARGIREAAKALDKRQAHLCALAANCDEPMYVKLVEALCAEHQINLIKVDDNKKLGEWVGLCKIDREGKPRKVVGCSCVVVKDYGKESQAKDVIEEYFKSKK; this is encoded by the exons ATGACGTCCTCTTTCCCCGCTGTCCGAGAGGAGGCTTTG AACTTTAAGTCCAACATCCATCATAAATCAACAATGGCCGAGGAAGG CGTTGCTGCTGGAGGTGTCATGGATGTCAACACCGCTCTCCCTGAAGTGCTCAAGACCGCACTCATCCACGATGGCCTCGCCCGTGGTATCCGTGAGGCTGCCAAGGCTCTGGACAA GCGTCAGGCCCATCTCTGCGCCCTTGCCGCCAACTGCGACGAGCCCATGTACGTCAAGCTGGTGGAGGCCCTCTGCGCTGAGCATCAGATCAACCTGATAAAG gTTGATGACAACAAGAAGCTCGGCGAGTGGGTTGGTCTGTGCAAGATCGACCGTGAGGGCAAACCCCGCAAGGTGgttggctgcagctgtgtcgTTGTCAAG GATTACGGCAAGGAGTCTCAAGCCAAGGATGTGATTGAGGAATACTTCAAAAGCAAGAAATAA